The stretch of DNA acaGGTATATTCATACCTGTATCTGtgaattaaaattaagtttttgttttaaagtactttttataGTCTCCTGTTGCCTTCACAGGGTCACTGTGGTCAATTTATCAGGACACAAGGATGCAAACTTCCTTTCCCTAATCTCATCCTGAATTTTCCAGTGGGTGTGTCAGGTTCTCAGGGGCAAGACACGCATCTATTTGCTGTATCAAGAAAGGATCCCACAACTCAGGAGTCacttgttttctctcattcttgcTCAGAAGGTCTTGGTCCCTGTAGCAAGTCCCCACTCCCATTTGTCACTTAAAGTACCCCAAACCCCATCTTTCCATTCCAGAGTGTCATTGCCCTCCACTTTGCTTAACACTCAGTTAGGTTCCTTCCTCAGTTTCTTCTACCTCCTTTCCTCTCCTAGCTCCTGACTCACCTCTATCTGGTAGACAGTTTTGCCCATTTCTGCTGGTACCGATGCTAGGTTTGGCATCGGTCACAGCACTCAGATTGCAATACACCAGAATAGGATTAACCCATGCATTTCCTCTACGGGAGGGAGGTAGTAGAGTGACTGGCAAGTCGAATGTTGCATGAGTGTGTCTATTTATAGCCCGCAAAATGGGGTGCTGCCCTGCAGGGAGAGCTGGAGTGAAGGAAATGACACGCCTGGGAGAGTAACTTACTTCTGAGTCAGGAGCTTTAGAGAGATGAAGGAAGAAGCCTCCTGGGCTAGAGTTTTGGATGGAAAATGAACACCCAGTCAAGTCTCTAGGACTATAAGTGGGGCGGGGACTAGTTGTGAGCGAGAGTTAAGTAGGGGCCCTTACCAAGGAACATAGGACCTGGGTTCCCCAACCCTTTCGCTAGGTCCATGGCGTTGATCAGCCCTGAGCTAATTCCTCCATGCTGCCCAGAACCTCTCTGGGCCAAGCCCTGGGGACTCAGAGATGACAGCAATACTTCCATTGAGGAACTCCCATACGCGGGCCACAGGGAGGCTCTGGAGGCGGCCTGTGTATTAGGAGGGATCAGAactaccccacccccaccctcactcaGCCATCTGGGCTTCTCTGaaccccttctcctcctctgttCCCTAAGGCCAGCCAGGGGGAGTCCCAGGGAGGCAGACCAAAAAGGGGTGGGGTGTCATCCTGGTCACTATTAGACCCTGGAACAGCGACCTTGAAAACTACTCAGCGTCTGTTGCCCAAGTGGAGCATAGTGCTTTACAATCTCTTTCCATCACAGCAAACCATCAAGGTAGGGCTACTGTTATTTTATGGTTGAAAAACGGAGGTCCTGAGTCCCTTGGGGGCTGTGCCAGCAGCGGCCAAGGTGAGATTTCCCCTGGTTCAGCAGCCCCAGACAGCACACGGTGCAGGGTAGGCTTTCTGCTTCCTTCACTTCCCCAGGGCAGGTGAGTGACCTGGAGAGAGGGGGTCACCCCTAAAAACAGGGGTAGTGCTAGGACTGAAACTCTCCCTTCTTGATACCCCACTGGCAAGCTTGAGGAGCCAGGCTGCCAGTCGGGAGATTCGGCCGGTGTTCCTCCTGGAGAGGGCGGCAAGTGCCCGGGCGATCCCCTCACCTGCGTTCAGGAGATAGACCCCCGCCCCCAACCCGCCAGGAGGGTGAAAAGATGGCCCCAGGAGCCAGCCGGCTGGGAGAAGGCGGAGTGAGAGGAGAGGCTGGGGCCGGGGGTGCCGGGCTGTCCAGGGCAGCCCTCCTCCGGGCGAGCCGGAGCAGGGGTGGATTGGGAGCGCGCGGGGCGGGCCCGCGGTGGCCCCGGGGCGGTGGCGCCCGGCCGGAGAGGGTGGGGCGGAGCAGCCGCCCTGTACTTCCCCTTCGCCGCTAGCTCTACAACAGCCTGATTTCCCCGAAATGACGGCACGCAGTCGGCCAATGGGCGCCCGCGCGGCTGTCCGGAGGCGGGGCCGGCCAGGGCTGGGGAATCCCGCTAAGTGTTTGGATTGCTCGGTGGCGCCGCTGCCCTGGCAGAGCTCGCCACTCCTTCGTCGAGGCAGGACGTGCGCCCGAGCCCCGCCGAACCGAGGCCACCCGGAGCCTTGCCCAGCCCACGCCAGCCGTGCCCAGCGGCCTTGAGACCCAGACAGCCTCTGCCTTCTTCCCCCTTCCACCCGGAGTCGCGCTCCGCGCCCCCTCACGGCAGCCCCTGCGTCGCCGGGACCTTCGCGCGCCGCCGCCGAATCGCTCCTGCAGCAAAGGTGAGTCCGCTTTTGCGGCGCGGGGGACCGGCGGCGTCGAATAAAAGGCGCGCGGGGCACCAGGAAGTGGGGGTTCGAAAGCTCCAGGTTGGAGACTCGCGGGAGCGCGGCGTTGCCCGGGCCCCCGCGCGGGCTCCGGGGGGCGCCGGAGGAGCTGCGAGCCGCGGCGCGGGGAGGGCGGGCCGCGGCGTGGACCGCCCACCCGGACGAGGCTGCCGGCGCCGGGCAGCTTTCGCAGATCTGCGTGCGCGCAGCCGCTGGGGGCCTGTAGGTGGCCCGCTACGTTCGTCCCGCGCATCCACACGCCGTGCCGGGGACCGAGTGTCCGCCCACGCGTGGGCGCCCAGTGCTCCCGGCTTTCGGCGGTCCCAGCTTCGCGCCCAGGCCCCAGGTTTTGGGCTCCCTGTGCTAGTGACAAGGGCTGGCTTACTGCCCAGGTGGCTGGAGGGAATCGTGACCTACGGAGACTGCGGGAAGAGGCGCCACAGGTGTTCCTTGAGCCGCTTCTCCAGAGGAGGGGAAACCGGGCCGGAAGGGTTAGCGTCCTAGTCTTAGCGTAGTGGGCTCTATGACTGTCAGGAGGGCGTAGAATGGATTCAGGGGGGCTGTTCAGGGTGATGGCTAGCCCTTTACTAGCTAGTGGTGACAACTCAAGTCAAGGGAATTTCTTCTTGGCATCAAGCAAAAGAAGTCCCTCCCTTCCCAAAGGATTTGAATTTTGAGCGAAAAGTTCTGAAATTAGGATATCTGTGCATTTTGTCTCTTTTCCTGCACATGAATCCTAAAGCCATCATTTGCATGCCTGTCTCATCCAGAGACTGGctgggatggaggaaggggcagaaGCATTTTTGCCTAAGATGCTGAAAAAACTTGGAGAGCAGTTTTATTCCCGGGCAGCTCCCCTCCCCACTGAGTGTAGTACCTAGTAGCTGGCTGAGGGGAGGGTAACTAAGTGAACTCGGGTGGGGCAGGTCAGTGCCCAGGTACTGTTCAACAGATTCCAGACTGGAGCCTCTGTCTTCTCTTTACAGCCAACATGCCCATCACTCGGATGCGCATGAGACCCTGGCTAGAGATGCAGATTAATTCCAACCAAATCCCGGGGCTCATCTGGATTAATAAAGTGAGTGTAACTCTTTGGGTTTTCCTGCCACTGTTTTAACCCATGTACTTCTGGAGGGACCAAAGCTTCAGATGCAGCTCAAAAAGGGAAGTGATAACGGGACAGGCAGATATTTCTCCCAGTGGGTCCTGCATGCAGGGAGGGAGTGTGCAAGGCCCAGCCTGGGCCTCACTTGCACgactccttctttcttcccttcttgaGGTAGGGCACCCACCTGAAGGCACTTCCAGTTTCCAGCAGCAAGACTTTCCCAGCATCTGCAGAGCTGGAGTTCTGGTCTCCTCTGAGGGAGACCCTTACAAACATACACAGCACCTTGCAGGGCTCTAATCAGACAAATAGAAGACTTGAGAAGTGGATGCTGCTGGGCAGAAAGGTGGCTGGCTTAGCAGAGGACAAACGAATCAATCTTGCACCAGTCACTGTGGCCCAAGAAGCCTATAGCTGGTGCACTTGGGGCAACATAGACACTATAGGCTTAGTAGCAATGATAGTATTCATAATAATAGCTAATGCTTACTGAACACTCTCTGTGTGCCTGGCACCTGCTACGTATGTTATTTACATTGTGTCATTTAATCCTCGCAGTAGTCCTGTGGGGTAGGTCCTGTTCATGTCATCATTTTCAGATAAGTAAACAGAGGCACTGAGAGGAAGATTGTAAGATCACACAAAAAGTGATGAAGCCAAGATTTGAACTTGAATGGTCTGACTCAGAAATCTTTACTGTTAACCATCAGTGATAATAACAGTAAGACCTTAGACTTCATATTTGTCACTGTGTCCCTACACATTCTCTggtttttaattctcaaaatttTGTTGGatatgttttctcatttcagagaagagaaaactgaggggAAAAGAGATACAGTGACAATGCCAGGGTTACACAGTGTTCACCATCCAAGTCTAGCTCCCTCAGTGGTATGACCAGGACCTCTTGTGTAGAAGCCCATGGTCCCAGGTGTCCTGAGGAGTCCTTTCTAATGGAAGAAGTTCTTACTTCCATGTTGGTGTTTACAAGCCAGAGAGAAACATCCCAGAGCTTCAAAATCAGGGCTTTGGGGGAGGGTGCCCTGTGTGGGTCCTAGCACATGTGTAACAGGCAGAGGGAGGTCTTTGTGAGCTAATAGTGCTGCAGCTCATCCGAACTAGGAGTCCCTCCTGAGAGATCCCGAGTGGTCTGTTTAAGCCAGCCTAAAGATGGGTCAGTCCAAGCCAGATGGCAGGGGGAAAAGGGGAAGTCAGCCTTTTCTCAGACCTGTCTGGCTGGGCAAGCCTGGGTCTCAGACTCAGCCCCAAAGTCTGTGGTCTCTGAGCTGACACAGCctcgtgtatatgtgtgtgttgttcAGGAGGAGATGATCTTCCAGATCCCATGGAAGCATGCTGCCAAGCATGGCTGGGACATCAACAAGGATGCCTGTTTGTTCCGGAGCTGGGCCATTCACACAGGTGTGTGCCTGGGACTCAGGCCTAGGAAGGCCAGGGTAGAGACAAGAGGAGGCACTAACGTTAACACAGAGGCTCTTCACTGGGGTCCCTGAGCTCCCTGAGACAATATGCAGAATTACTGGGAACAGGGGCTGGTGGCAGACTAGTGTTTCTGGAGAAGAGAGTCCATCATTTCAGCAAATTCTCAAAGGGATTTCTAAAGCCAAGATCTTAGAAAGTGTGTGGCTTCAGGGGGGTTGTGGCTAGATGAGAGTTTTCCCTGGCAAAAGCATCTGTGAAAAGCAGCTGTAAGCCAGGGCACTGAAAGAGACCCAGGTCTGCCTTCATGTTGACCAAGGCCCTTGGTCCAAGGCTCGTGTGGTTGGTAGCCTCCTTTATCCTTGAAAGATGGAGCTCTAGGCCCATCTCAGAACAGTCAGCCCACCCATTAGTTACTGTTCTCTGCTGCCCAGTCTGTGCCCACTCCCATGTTTGGAAATATCAGATAAGCCCCAGCCCACCTTGTGGCTGCTGATAGCCCAAGGAGGAAGACTGGGCATGGTCTGGGACACAGATAGTCCACTTTGGGGATATGGGGACTCTAGTGCTTCTAGCTGGGCCCTTCACTGAGGCCCGCTAGATGTGTTTAAGCCAAGCCTCGGCATTTGAGAAGGTCCAGGGCCTAGGACCTGCAGAGTGTCCCTGGAGTACCTGCTAGTTTGACCACTGTGGCTGTCTGGTAGCATGAGAGCTCAGGGGTACCCTTACCTTCCTCCACCAGGCCAGGGGCAGCTGAGGATCCCTACCTGTGGCCCTGACGATCCTCTTTTTTCTCCTGTTCTCTAGGCCGATACAAAGCAGGGGAAAAGGAACCAGATCCCAAGACGTGGAAGGCCAACTTTCGCTGTGCCATGAACTCCCTGCCAGATATTGAGGAGGTGAAGGACCAGAGCAGGAACAAGGGCAGCTCAGCTGTGCGAGTGTACAGGATGCTTCCACCTCTCACCAAGAACCAGAGAAAAGGTATCCAAGGACTCTGGGTCCTTGGGAAGCACCCTCAGGGAGGGAGGGTAGAAGAAGGTCAGCTGGGTCTGGCGAGCCTGCACCAAGGCTGACAGCCTATCTGCTCCACAGAAAGAAAGTCGAAGTCCAGCCGAGATGCTAAGAGCAAGGCCAAGAGGAAGGTGAGTGTGGTCCTAAGCAGCCAGGCCTTTGGTCACCTGTGGGCCAGGGTGAGCAGTGGAAGAAATGCTAAGGTGGGCCTGGGCCTAAGCTGCTTTCTCCCTTGACAGTCATGTGGGGATTCCAGCCCTGATACCTTCTCTGATGGACTCAGCAGCTCCACTCTGCCTGATGACCACAGCAGCTACACAGCTCCGGGCTACATGCAGGACTTGGAGGTGGAGCGGGCCCTGACTCCAGGTGAGCTGGTGCAGGTCTGGCAGGGGACCCCACAAGTCAGTGGGATAGCTCTTTCTCTTGGAGGCATGGTGCTGGCAGATGGTGGCCCATTAGTGCAGGCTGCAGGGTTGGTGGGGGGGCGCTCGATGTCTTGCAAACTAAGAAAGCACACAGCCTTGACCCATGGCTTCTGCTGTCCCCCAGCACTGTCGCCGTGTGCTGTCAGCAGCACTCTCCCCGACTGGCACATCCCAGTGGAAGTTGTGCCGGACAGCACCAGTGATCTGTACAACTTCCAGGTGTCACCCATGCCCTCCACCTCTGAAGGTTAGTGCTCCTGGGGCCTGGCCTGCCTGCTTGACTGTCTGGGTCCTGTGAAGGGCTTCCTGAGAGAGAAAAGACGCTCAGAACTCCACCTGGCACTAAGCTGATTGAGCTGGGCATTGCCCAGTCTTAGCCCCCGTGGGGGGAGGCAAGCAACGGGGACACTAGGAAGGCAGTTCAGAGTGGGCTGCAGCACAGTGGGGGCTggtgagaggaggg from Macaca nemestrina isolate mMacNem1 chromosome 6, mMacNem.hap1, whole genome shotgun sequence encodes:
- the LOC105467175 gene encoding interferon regulatory factor 1 — protein: MPITRMRMRPWLEMQINSNQIPGLIWINKEEMIFQIPWKHAAKHGWDINKDACLFRSWAIHTGRYKAGEKEPDPKTWKANFRCAMNSLPDIEEVKDQSRNKGSSAVRVYRMLPPLTKNQRKERKSKSSRDAKSKAKRKSCGDSSPDTFSDGLSSSTLPDDHSSYTAPGYMQDLEVERALTPALSPCAVSSTLPDWHIPVEVVPDSTSDLYNFQVSPMPSTSEAATDEDEEGKLPEDIMKLLEQSEWQPTNVDGKGYLLNEPGVQPTSVYGDFSCKEEPEIDSPGGDIGLSLQRVFTDLKNMDATWLDSLLTPVRLPSIQAIPCAP